In Bubalus bubalis isolate 160015118507 breed Murrah chromosome 3, NDDB_SH_1, whole genome shotgun sequence, a genomic segment contains:
- the G6PC3 gene encoding glucose-6-phosphatase 3 isoform X2 codes for MESTLGAGIAMAEALQNQLPWLENVWLWVTFLGDPKSLFLFYFPAAYYASRRVGIAVLWISLITEWLNLVFKWFLFGDRPFWWVHESGYYSQAPAQVHQFPSSCETGPGSPSGHCMITGAALWPIMTAISSQMATRAHRCCPGLADDPSGAHGAGAKFLWIDLAGPLAGCQPHLLDPLYTGPGSFLVHQPSL; via the exons ATGGAGTCCACGCTGGGCGCGGGCATCGCGATGGCCGAGGCCCTGCAGAACCAGCTGCCCTGGTTGGAGAACGTGTGGCTCTGGGTCACCTTTCTGGGGGACCCCAAGAGCCTCTTTCTGTTCTACTTCCCCGCGGCCTACTATGCGTCTCGCCGGGTGGGCATTGCGGTGCTCTGGATCAGCCTCATCACCGAGTGGCTCAACCTCGTCTTCAAGTG GTTTCTGTTTGGAGACAGGCCCTTTTGGTGGGTCCATGAGTCTGGGTACTACAGCCAGGCTCCAGCCCAAGTTCACCAATTCCCCTCTTCTTGTGAAACTGGCCCAG GCAGCCCTTCTGGACACTGTATGATCACAGGAGCAGCCCTCTGGCCCATAATGACGGCCATCTCTTCCCAGATGGCCACTCGGGCCCACAG GTGCTGTCCTGGGCTGGCTGATGACCCCTCAGGTGCCCATGGAGCGGGAGCTAAGTTTCTATGGATTGACCTCGCTGGCCCTCTTGCTGGGTGCCAGCCTCATCTACTGGACCCTCTTTACACTGGGCCTGGATCTTTCTTG